Below is a window of Deltaproteobacteria bacterium DNA.
GCCTGAATAAACTCTAAGAATGTTCTTCTCTAAAAAAGACAAGAAACCGGGACGTTTTCGTCTGGCGCGGCGCATCTTCTGGCTGCTCGTGGCTGCGGCTGTGATTATCGGCGCGTACAACGCGTCGTCTCTTTCTATTACGGTCGAACGCGTTGATGTCGAGATAGACAACCTCCCTGACGGATTCGTTGGCACGAAGATTGCCGTGCTAACCGACGTGCATTCGTCATTTATGATGACCGAGTCCTTCATGCGTAAGGCAGCTACTCTTACCATGAACGAAAAGCCAGACATGATTGCCCTTACAGGGGACTTTGTAACAGGCAAGACCAAGTTCCTGAATTCCTCTGTAGGCTCCTTCGACACAAAGCACTTAGATAAGATGGTCAGGGCGTTTTCTGAACTAAAGGCCCCGCTTGGCACGTATGCAGTGCTTGGCAACCACGATTTCTGGAGCGGCGAGGAGGCGGTCGGTGAAATAGTTGGCCGCACGGAAAAAGGGCTTGGCGCAAAATGGCTTAGGAATAAAAGCATTACAATAGAGAAGAACGGGGCAACGTTCCTGCTCTCCGGAATCGACGATTACTGGCACACGGGCTCCGTGCTGGAGGCGTATAAGAACGTACCCACGGACACGGCGCGCGTGCTTCTTAGCCATAATCCGGATGTGGTGGAAGAGCTCGATATGCTTCGCGAGAGAGCTGACCTCGTAATATCCGGCCACACGCACGGCGGGCAGATAAAGTTCCCGATAATCGGTTTTCCGGTCATCCCCTCTAAGTATGGCCAGCGCTATCTCTCCGGGCTTATAGTAGAGGCGGGCAGGGCAGTGTATGTTTCGCGCGGGCTCGGCACGCTGCTGGCTCCGATAAGGTTTGGCGCGTTGCCCGAGGTAACTATCATTACGCTTAAAAAAGCGCGTAAGGTCAGTTAGATTTTTCCTGGCTGTCTTTCTTCTCTATATCCGATAGAAACTTGTTCGTTTCTTCCCAGAACGCGTCGTTTTGGTCGAATGTGTTGTGCGTTGTGCCTCTAAGCAGATACGCTGCCTTTTCCCCGCCCCACGCGTGTATCAGAGCAAGTGAACGCTCGTGCGCGATTACCTCGTCATGTTCGGTAAGAAACGCGATTAGAGGGGACTTGATGTTAGGGGCGAAAGTGACGGCCTTGAACCTGTGCTTTAGAAGAATGCTCACCGGAACAAAGCTCAAGTGCTCTCCCGCGACCTTTACCATGGAATCGTAGGGGCTAACGAGCACAACACCGGCGGCCTTTCTCTGGCTTGCAAGGTAAACGGCAACCCCGGTGCCAAGGCTTCTGCCGACTATAAATATTTTTGTGGGGTCCACGTCGTCCCTTGCAGCGATTGTATCGTAAATCTTTAAGGCATCGGCGTAAAGGTTTTTCTCCGTAGGCTCGCCCGTGCTTTTGCCGTACCCGCGGTAGTTAAAGGCAGCTACCGAATAGCCCGGGAGTTTCTCTGCGTCTGCTGCGAACCAGGTCGAGTCCTCGCCGTTGCCGCCAAAGAATATGAGCACAGGGTGTTTCTTTCCCGGAAGCTGCCGTACGAAGTATCCCCTAAGCTCTGCGCCGCTGTCA
It encodes the following:
- a CDS encoding lysophospholipase, encoding MSILTRKLSKMETIAAIVVGIPLLFYSYVFAAQEKLLFRGAATEPGIEEYIKKTYPLNEELTITADSGAELRGYFVRQLPGKKHPVLIFFGGNGEDSTWFAADAEKLPGYSVAAFNYRGYGKSTGEPTEKNLYADALKIYDTIAARDDVDPTKIFIVGRSLGTGVAVYLASQRKAAGVVLVSPYDSMVKVAGEHLSFVPVSILLKHRFKAVTFAPNIKSPLIAFLTEHDEVIAHERSLALIHAWGGEKAAYLLRGTTHNTFDQNDAFWEETNKFLSDIEKKDSQEKSN
- a CDS encoding metallophosphoesterase; the encoded protein is MFFSKKDKKPGRFRLARRIFWLLVAAAVIIGAYNASSLSITVERVDVEIDNLPDGFVGTKIAVLTDVHSSFMMTESFMRKAATLTMNEKPDMIALTGDFVTGKTKFLNSSVGSFDTKHLDKMVRAFSELKAPLGTYAVLGNHDFWSGEEAVGEIVGRTEKGLGAKWLRNKSITIEKNGATFLLSGIDDYWHTGSVLEAYKNVPTDTARVLLSHNPDVVEELDMLRERADLVISGHTHGGQIKFPIIGFPVIPSKYGQRYLSGLIVEAGRAVYVSRGLGTLLAPIRFGALPEVTIITLKKARKVS